The following are encoded together in the Legionellales bacterium genome:
- a CDS encoding AIM24 family protein, which produces MKSPHILPTQACEETFANITYHLDGELVPVLTVNITPEYPIFFEHHVMLWKHPSVKISLKTIRGAFKRIIAGKQVFITEATGHGQIAFSRDGAGHIFAKHLKCGEELDVREHQFLAASQNIDYSFKRVQGISNMLLGSSGFFIDTFRAEADDGILWLHGYGNVFEIELGDGEAIDVEPGSWLYKERSVKMDTIGQKLVAGLFGGSNIIINRFTGPGRLGLQSMYYSFPLAR; this is translated from the coding sequence ATGAAATCACCACATATTTTACCCACGCAAGCATGCGAAGAAACCTTTGCCAATATTACTTATCACCTCGATGGTGAATTAGTGCCGGTATTAACCGTTAATATCACCCCGGAATATCCTATTTTTTTCGAACATCATGTGATGCTATGGAAACATCCATCAGTTAAGATCTCGTTAAAAACGATACGGGGCGCGTTCAAAAGAATAATTGCTGGCAAGCAAGTTTTTATTACAGAAGCCACCGGTCATGGGCAAATTGCATTTAGTCGCGATGGTGCGGGTCATATCTTTGCAAAACATTTAAAATGTGGTGAAGAACTCGATGTCCGTGAACATCAATTTTTGGCGGCAAGTCAAAATATCGATTATTCGTTTAAACGCGTACAAGGCATTTCAAATATGCTGTTAGGTAGTTCAGGTTTTTTTATCGATACCTTTCGTGCTGAAGCAGATGATGGTATTTTATGGTTACACGGTTATGGTAATGTATTTGAAATTGAGTTAGGCGATGGTGAAGCCATTGATGTTGAACCGGGTAGCTGGTTATATAAAGAACGCTCCGTAAAAATGGATACCATCGGACAAAAATTAGTGGCCGGTCTTTTTGGTGGCTCAAATATAATTATCAACCGTTTTACGGGTCCTGGTCGACTTGGGCTGCAATCCATGTATTATTCTTTTCCTTTAGCAAGATAA